The proteins below are encoded in one region of Terriglobia bacterium:
- the pgeF gene encoding peptidoglycan editing factor PgeF: protein MATLSKSPKVKSVKRVQLRLLQSPDLKRVPWLVHGFTTRPGGFTTSYGGRTLNVGFTKDDLRASVERNRKAVLLAAGAATKSEPWPLVTLRQIHSDLIHVVLSRKPEKLVGDGVVTDLRGIALAVLTADCFPVVLVDTKKKAVGAFHAGWRGTVKRIVEKGVGIMRLEFGSRPEDIHAAIGPGIQQCSFEVGEEVEEAFHTQFAYAAELFHRVQESDAVRERYPMLFMNQRAPGHGDPCIKVHLDLREANRRQLIDAGVPEENITALKDCTVCQPKKFFSHRAERGKTGRQMALIGIQ, encoded by the coding sequence GTGGCAACTTTGAGCAAATCTCCTAAAGTGAAATCGGTAAAGCGGGTCCAACTCCGGCTGTTGCAATCGCCTGACTTAAAGCGTGTTCCGTGGCTGGTCCATGGATTCACTACGCGTCCCGGCGGCTTCACTACCAGCTATGGCGGACGAACCCTGAATGTCGGCTTTACCAAAGACGATCTTCGCGCCAGCGTGGAACGCAATCGCAAAGCAGTGCTGCTGGCTGCAGGAGCTGCGACGAAGAGCGAGCCGTGGCCGCTGGTCACGCTGCGGCAAATTCATTCCGACCTGATTCATGTTGTCCTCTCGCGCAAACCGGAAAAGCTGGTGGGCGATGGAGTGGTCACTGATCTGCGCGGCATTGCGCTCGCAGTTCTTACCGCCGACTGCTTCCCTGTCGTGCTGGTCGACACAAAGAAGAAAGCTGTGGGCGCGTTCCATGCCGGATGGCGCGGTACGGTGAAGCGCATCGTGGAAAAAGGCGTCGGGATTATGCGGCTGGAATTTGGCTCGCGTCCGGAAGATATTCACGCGGCGATTGGGCCGGGAATCCAGCAATGCTCGTTTGAAGTTGGCGAGGAAGTGGAAGAAGCTTTTCATACGCAGTTTGCTTACGCCGCTGAACTCTTTCATCGCGTGCAGGAGTCGGACGCCGTGCGGGAGCGCTATCCCATGCTGTTCATGAACCAGCGCGCGCCGGGGCATGGCGATCCGTGTATTAAGGTGCATCTTGACCTGCGTGAGGCCAATCGCCGACAACTGATCGACGCGGGCGTGCCAGAGGAGAACATCACCGCGCTAAAAGACTGTACCGTGTGCCAGCCAAAAAAATTCTTCTCTCATCGGGCGGAAAGAGGAAAAACCGGACGCCAGATGGCTCTGATCGGCATCCAATAG
- the treY gene encoding malto-oligosyltrehalose synthase, with protein MASEKGSVKPLSTYRLQFNAGFRFENARRLVGYLHALGISHIYSSPILKARTGSQHGYDITDHNQLNPEVGSYEELQELVSELKNYGMGQVLDIVPNHMGIGLGANPWWWDVLANGRASEFAEFFDLDWEPLKPELRNKLLLPILGDQYGAELEAGHIRLVSNNGEFHIDYFDKRLPLDPQTVPMIFEPRAYDLPQELRNLLSGLRNLPSHSALEGDLVRQRRRAIASLAVAWKELMEKSPDLQETAARAATLMNGRPGDPRSFDSLHRLLEAQVYRLANWRVSGEEINYRRFFDVNDLIGLSMENPRVFAATHQLLRHLLADDMVQGVRVDHCDGLLNPRQYMVRMQMLYAASQCNGATPRGTLAENGIELDLQQAFGQHDWMNQRALLYTVVEKILEPGEELPREWPVDGTSGYDFTTLVNGLFIDRRNEKSFTNFYHRFTGGTQDVESIIYNSKKLIMHASLASEVNVLAHMLDAISATDRYARDFTRKSLRDVIRETIACFPVYRTYIDERGEMTERDRAYIHEAVAKAKRRNTDKAPASFDFLRDILLLKHKHTEDQSDLYRKKLRFTLKFQQLTGPVMAKGMEDTACYVYNRFIAVNEVGGSPGQFGISPEEFHSGNLKRAESWPYSMLATSTHDTKRSEDVRARLDVLSEMPKTWGAHALRWRRTNRLRKRMLPDGRQVPDFNEEYFLYQTLVGTWPFEFGTDADREEYVERIQQYMSKAVHEAKVNLSWISDDPAYVEALRQFIEKILISGTAAKPNAFLEQMRTFMPSVNFFGAINSLAQRVLMLTSPGNPDIYQGTELWDFSLVDPDNRRPVDYALREHLLTELDRKAEAGNLPALCTELLHNYQDGQIKMWTTMQALRLRRDRRDLFHPGLYQPMHAKGTKQQHVVAFAREHNSQMAIVAVPRLSYTLAGGSVRAPLASLWENTELPVPSRCPEFLENVFTGERIRVSPQRTLLCREVFAHFPVALLVSS; from the coding sequence TTGGCGTCAGAGAAAGGCAGCGTCAAGCCGCTTTCCACGTATCGCCTGCAGTTTAATGCCGGCTTTCGCTTTGAGAATGCGCGCCGTCTGGTGGGATATCTGCATGCTTTGGGCATCTCGCACATTTATTCCTCGCCCATACTCAAGGCCCGAACCGGAAGCCAGCACGGTTATGACATTACAGACCACAACCAGCTCAATCCTGAAGTCGGCAGCTATGAGGAGCTGCAGGAGCTGGTAAGTGAATTGAAGAATTACGGCATGGGTCAGGTGCTGGATATTGTTCCCAACCACATGGGAATTGGCCTTGGCGCAAACCCGTGGTGGTGGGACGTGCTGGCTAACGGCCGCGCGTCCGAGTTCGCGGAATTTTTTGATCTCGACTGGGAGCCGCTAAAGCCAGAGCTTCGCAACAAGCTTCTTCTTCCCATCCTGGGCGATCAATACGGCGCCGAGCTTGAGGCAGGACATATCCGTCTGGTGAGCAATAACGGCGAGTTTCACATCGACTATTTTGACAAGCGCTTGCCGCTCGACCCTCAAACCGTTCCCATGATTTTTGAGCCGCGCGCTTATGACTTGCCGCAGGAGCTGCGCAATCTTTTATCGGGCCTGCGTAACCTGCCTTCGCACAGCGCGTTGGAAGGTGATCTGGTGCGCCAAAGACGGCGTGCCATCGCGTCCCTGGCTGTGGCGTGGAAAGAGTTGATGGAAAAGTCTCCCGACTTGCAGGAGACTGCGGCGCGCGCGGCCACGCTGATGAATGGTCGCCCAGGCGACCCTCGCAGCTTCGATTCACTGCATCGTCTGCTGGAGGCGCAGGTTTATCGTCTGGCCAACTGGCGCGTCTCTGGCGAAGAAATTAATTATCGCCGCTTCTTTGACGTAAACGATCTCATTGGCTTGAGCATGGAAAATCCGCGTGTCTTTGCCGCGACACACCAACTGTTACGCCACCTGCTCGCGGACGATATGGTGCAGGGCGTGCGCGTGGACCACTGCGACGGCCTGCTCAATCCGCGGCAATACATGGTGCGCATGCAAATGCTCTATGCCGCCAGCCAGTGCAATGGCGCAACGCCTCGTGGCACGCTGGCGGAAAACGGAATTGAGTTAGACCTGCAGCAGGCTTTTGGCCAGCATGACTGGATGAACCAGCGCGCCCTGCTTTATACCGTGGTGGAAAAAATCCTGGAGCCGGGTGAAGAGCTTCCTCGCGAGTGGCCGGTGGACGGCACTTCAGGCTATGACTTCACCACGCTGGTGAATGGGCTGTTTATTGATCGCCGCAATGAGAAGAGCTTCACCAATTTTTATCACCGTTTTACCGGCGGAACGCAGGACGTGGAATCCATTATCTACAACAGCAAGAAGCTCATCATGCATGCCTCCCTTGCCAGTGAGGTCAACGTGCTGGCGCATATGCTTGACGCCATTTCTGCCACAGATCGCTATGCCCGCGACTTTACCCGCAAGTCTTTGCGCGACGTAATTCGTGAGACCATCGCCTGCTTCCCAGTTTATCGCACATATATTGACGAACGCGGTGAGATGACCGAACGTGACCGCGCTTACATCCATGAAGCGGTTGCCAAAGCCAAGCGCCGCAACACGGATAAAGCTCCAGCCAGCTTTGATTTTCTCCGCGACATCCTGCTGCTGAAGCACAAGCACACAGAAGATCAATCTGATCTCTATCGCAAAAAGCTCCGCTTCACGCTCAAATTTCAGCAGCTCACCGGCCCGGTAATGGCCAAAGGCATGGAAGACACCGCATGCTATGTCTATAACCGGTTTATCGCGGTGAATGAAGTAGGAGGATCGCCGGGGCAATTCGGCATTAGCCCAGAAGAGTTTCATTCCGGCAATCTCAAGCGCGCGGAAAGCTGGCCATATTCCATGCTGGCCACGTCCACGCATGACACCAAGCGGAGTGAGGATGTGCGCGCGCGGCTGGATGTGCTCTCTGAAATGCCGAAAACGTGGGGCGCGCACGCGCTGCGCTGGCGCCGCACCAACAGACTGCGCAAGCGCATGCTTCCCGATGGCCGCCAGGTCCCGGATTTCAATGAAGAATACTTCCTCTACCAGACATTGGTGGGGACTTGGCCATTTGAGTTTGGTACGGACGCGGATCGCGAAGAATATGTAGAAAGAATCCAGCAATACATGTCCAAGGCGGTGCATGAGGCCAAAGTAAATCTAAGCTGGATCAGTGACGATCCGGCGTATGTGGAAGCGCTGCGGCAATTCATAGAGAAGATTCTGATTTCGGGAACGGCGGCGAAGCCAAACGCTTTCCTGGAACAGATGCGGACGTTCATGCCGTCCGTAAATTTCTTTGGCGCCATCAATTCTCTGGCGCAGCGCGTGCTGATGCTCACATCCCCCGGCAATCCTGACATCTATCAGGGGACGGAGCTATGGGACTTCAGCCTGGTCGATCCCGATAACCGTCGTCCGGTGGATTACGCCTTGCGCGAGCATCTGCTGACTGAGCTTGACCGCAAAGCTGAAGCGGGCAATCTTCCGGCACTCTGCACCGAACTGCTGCACAATTACCAGGATGGCCAGATCAAGATGTGGACAACCATGCAGGCGCTGCGCCTGCGTCGCGACCGGCGTGATTTGTTCCATCCCGGCCTCTACCAGCCGATGCACGCCAAAGGCACGAAACAACAGCATGTGGTTGCTTTCGCGCGTGAGCATAACAGCCAGATGGCAATTGTAGCCGTACCGCGACTGAGTTATACGCTGGCTGGCGGCTCCGTGCGTGCTCCGCTGGCATCTCTGTGGGAAAACACTGAGCTGCCGGTTCCGTCGCGCTGTCCGGAGTTTCTGGAAAATGTTTTTACCGGAGAGAGAATCAGGGTCAGTCCGCAGCGAACGCTGTTATGCCGCGAAGTCTTCGCGCACTTCCCCGTGGCCCTGCTGGTCAGCAGCTAG
- the malQ gene encoding 4-alpha-glucanotransferase gives MLSQRSAGILLHPTSLPSLGGIGDLGPEAYAFADFMARSGLRLWQVLPLSPPGLGNSPYSAISAFAGNPLLISLERLAERGWIEKDQLKKLPTHHGRVDFEETKAVKLPLLQRAAQNFLERGNGDRGLFAEFKRAHAGWLEDFVLFDVMRQVHHGATWSSWPKELARREAEGLHKFGLEYQRELEVERAIQFAFFEQWRALHQYCRQRGIGIVGDVAIFVNYDSADVWRNPDLFFLDENLLPTVVAGVPPDAFSVTGQRWGNPLYRWDVNKARGYDWWIQRMKGTLEMCDIVRLDHFRGFESYWEIPADEPTAVHGKWVKGPCDDLFHALRASLGDLPFIAEDLGLITEEVHALRERLGIPGMKVLQFGFGDPGAHIYLPQNFEPNCVVYTGTHDNDTTAGWWKSSANKEEKRFAANYLGEPADGMHWAFIRAAFSSVARMAIVPLQDFLGLGSDARMNTPSLSGGNWGWRFKKGSLTNALAEKLATLTTVCDRNPQALAADQQGHGEVREDFAA, from the coding sequence ATGCTGTCCCAGCGATCGGCCGGAATATTATTGCATCCAACCTCACTGCCTTCGCTGGGCGGTATCGGCGATCTTGGGCCGGAAGCGTACGCCTTTGCGGACTTCATGGCCCGGTCCGGCCTGCGCCTATGGCAGGTGCTACCGCTCTCACCACCGGGGCTGGGCAACTCGCCCTATTCGGCCATCTCCGCATTTGCCGGCAATCCGCTGCTGATCAGCCTGGAAAGGCTGGCTGAACGCGGCTGGATAGAAAAAGACCAGCTAAAAAAGCTTCCCACTCATCATGGCCGGGTAGATTTTGAGGAAACAAAGGCCGTTAAGCTACCTTTGCTGCAAAGGGCAGCACAGAACTTCCTGGAGCGCGGCAACGGCGACCGTGGCCTCTTTGCCGAATTCAAGAGGGCCCACGCCGGTTGGTTGGAAGATTTTGTGCTCTTTGACGTAATGCGCCAGGTCCATCACGGCGCGACGTGGAGTTCATGGCCAAAAGAGCTGGCGCGGCGAGAAGCTGAGGGCTTGCACAAATTCGGGCTGGAATACCAGCGGGAGTTGGAAGTTGAGCGGGCCATTCAATTCGCATTCTTCGAACAGTGGCGGGCGCTGCATCAATACTGCCGCCAGCGGGGCATCGGGATTGTGGGCGATGTTGCCATCTTTGTGAACTATGACTCGGCTGACGTATGGCGCAATCCTGATCTATTTTTTCTGGACGAAAACCTGTTGCCCACAGTAGTGGCCGGGGTCCCGCCGGACGCCTTTAGCGTGACGGGCCAGCGCTGGGGCAATCCTCTGTATCGCTGGGACGTGAACAAGGCGCGCGGTTATGACTGGTGGATCCAGCGCATGAAGGGCACGCTGGAGATGTGCGATATCGTGCGTCTGGACCACTTCCGCGGCTTTGAGAGTTATTGGGAAATCCCAGCCGACGAGCCCACGGCGGTGCACGGCAAATGGGTCAAGGGACCGTGTGATGATTTATTCCATGCGTTGCGCGCGAGCCTGGGCGACCTGCCTTTTATTGCTGAAGACCTGGGCTTGATCACCGAAGAGGTGCATGCGTTGCGCGAGCGGCTGGGTATTCCCGGCATGAAGGTGCTGCAATTCGGCTTTGGCGATCCCGGAGCGCATATTTATCTTCCGCAGAATTTTGAACCCAATTGCGTGGTCTATACCGGCACGCATGATAACGATACGACGGCGGGCTGGTGGAAATCCTCTGCGAACAAGGAAGAGAAGCGTTTTGCCGCAAACTATCTTGGCGAACCCGCGGACGGTATGCACTGGGCGTTCATCCGCGCCGCTTTTTCTTCAGTGGCAAGGATGGCGATTGTGCCCTTGCAGGATTTTCTGGGCCTGGGCAGCGATGCCCGCATGAACACGCCATCACTGAGCGGCGGCAATTGGGGCTGGCGCTTTAAAAAGGGCTCGCTCACGAATGCATTGGCGGAAAAGCTGGCCACGCTTACAACTGTCTGTGATCGCAACCCGCAAGCGCTAGCTGCTGACCAGCAGGGCCACGGGGAAGTGCGCGAAGACTTCGCGGCATAA
- a CDS encoding cardiolipin synthase B, whose translation MLHWFAVVCMVAIITWVIIDLFGPVLRYKISHPLDGALDSPEFLRQLEALASSRAVANTRIEPLPNGVNFYEAEIQAIAQAQKSVNWVAYIFAQGEIAQRMVAALTERARAGVEVNLAIDGVGSFSMPKKFFAPLTQAGGHVRWFHPLRWNNWPRANNRTHRELIVIDGQVGFIGGAGVADHWWHGIKKQAPWRDTMFKVTGDAVRFLQSSFLENWLESSGEILAGEKYFAAPENTDGAVSMVVDSSPSQGGSTRARILFQMLVASAEKSLKITTPYFLPDRSLIRELVRAIEERNVRVQILVPGRHSDHGMTRSSSRATYGDLLKAGAEIYEYQPAMIHAKIMIVDDLWCVVGSTNMDHRSFGWNDEVNLAVMDPALAAKLGANFEEDLANSHRETLQEWEHRPFAERGMEWLGWLIAREQ comes from the coding sequence ATGTTGCATTGGTTTGCCGTGGTTTGCATGGTGGCAATCATCACCTGGGTAATCATCGACCTATTTGGCCCCGTCTTGCGCTACAAAATCAGCCACCCATTAGATGGCGCACTGGATTCGCCTGAGTTCCTGCGCCAGTTGGAAGCGCTGGCCTCTTCACGCGCCGTGGCAAACACGCGGATTGAACCGTTGCCGAACGGAGTGAATTTTTACGAAGCGGAGATTCAGGCCATTGCCCAGGCGCAAAAGAGCGTGAATTGGGTGGCCTACATTTTTGCCCAGGGTGAAATTGCGCAACGCATGGTGGCTGCGCTCACGGAGCGGGCGCGTGCCGGCGTGGAAGTAAACCTGGCGATCGATGGCGTGGGCAGCTTCTCCATGCCAAAGAAGTTTTTTGCCCCGCTCACTCAGGCCGGCGGCCACGTGCGATGGTTTCATCCTCTGCGCTGGAACAACTGGCCTCGCGCCAATAACCGCACGCACCGCGAGCTGATTGTTATTGATGGGCAAGTTGGTTTCATCGGCGGCGCGGGCGTGGCCGACCACTGGTGGCATGGCATAAAGAAACAAGCTCCCTGGCGGGACACCATGTTCAAGGTCACTGGAGACGCGGTGCGCTTTCTCCAAAGCTCGTTCCTTGAGAACTGGCTGGAATCATCGGGAGAAATCCTCGCCGGAGAAAAATATTTCGCAGCGCCCGAAAATACTGATGGCGCCGTTTCCATGGTCGTTGATAGCAGCCCTTCGCAAGGCGGATCAACCCGCGCTCGCATTCTTTTCCAGATGCTGGTTGCTTCCGCCGAAAAGAGCCTGAAAATTACCACACCGTATTTTCTTCCTGACCGCAGCCTGATCAGGGAACTTGTCCGCGCCATTGAGGAGCGGAACGTCCGTGTGCAGATTCTTGTTCCCGGCAGGCACAGCGACCACGGCATGACGCGCAGCTCCAGCCGCGCTACTTATGGTGATCTTTTAAAAGCAGGCGCTGAGATTTATGAATACCAGCCCGCCATGATCCACGCCAAGATCATGATCGTTGACGATCTCTGGTGCGTTGTTGGCTCCACCAACATGGACCATCGCTCGTTCGGCTGGAACGATGAAGTGAACCTTGCCGTGATGGATCCCGCGCTCGCTGCAAAACTCGGCGCCAATTTTGAGGAAGATCTGGCAAATTCACATCGCGAAACGTTGCAAGAGTGGGAGCATCGCCCATTTGCGGAACGCGGCATGGAATGGCTGGGCTGGCTCATTGCTCGCGAACAGTAA
- a CDS encoding peptidyl-prolyl cis-trans isomerase, whose translation MIKFLQSGNKAAKYILAGFLLILAASMVTYLIPGFMGDTTAGETGVVASVGGHEIHKEDVARAVQAQVRGNQVPDFYLPILRRNAVGELIKQAELQYESERLGLRVSDQEFRDELQYGPYKQAFFPGGKWIGAEKYKEMLTQGGTTVENFERDVRLDLLQRKLVNVIGASATATDAEVEQAYKDQNTKVKFQYAIIKMDDVSKTIKPTDTELKAFYTANQARYTNSVPEKRQIKYFVLTDKNFADKVTVDPTEIQREYSANQNAYRIPERVKVRHILIEMPKPGPDGKVDPKAMDEARAKAQDVLKQIKATGDWDGLAKKYSGDPGSKDKGGELGWLTRGQTVAEFDKAAFAQNKGQISDPVQTSFGFHIIQTEDKEDAHLKPLAEVKPAIEEAKKQEKIKGMMAQAATEAESIAQKQGLDKAASKYGVQVVSSNPITHSDALPGIGPQPQLMDAIFAANEKSGPQVGQTPQSTVVFEVTKIEPARTPSFEEIKDRVTTEFKNQRAADILRRKTQEMADRAHAEHDLAKAAKEAGATFKTSDLVSRTQTVPDIGSMSGAASAAFTMKPGEISGPLNLGASQAVLQIVERQEPSASDAEFAKQRDQLRERLAGQKRQEVLGLFVNDLNTRLEKEGKVKINKTEMDNLAKSRS comes from the coding sequence ATGATTAAGTTTTTGCAAAGCGGCAACAAAGCCGCCAAATATATCCTTGCCGGATTTCTCTTGATTCTTGCCGCCAGTATGGTGACCTACCTCATTCCCGGATTCATGGGCGATACCACAGCGGGCGAAACTGGAGTGGTGGCGTCCGTGGGCGGCCATGAGATCCACAAGGAAGACGTGGCCCGTGCGGTACAGGCGCAAGTGCGCGGAAACCAAGTCCCAGATTTTTACCTGCCCATCCTGCGGCGAAATGCGGTGGGAGAGCTGATCAAGCAGGCTGAACTTCAGTATGAGAGCGAGCGCTTGGGACTGAGAGTTTCAGACCAGGAGTTCCGCGATGAGTTGCAGTACGGCCCGTACAAGCAGGCTTTCTTTCCCGGCGGGAAGTGGATTGGCGCGGAAAAGTACAAGGAGATGCTGACCCAGGGCGGCACCACGGTAGAAAATTTTGAGCGCGACGTGCGGCTTGACCTGCTGCAGCGGAAATTGGTGAATGTGATCGGCGCCAGCGCCACCGCAACCGACGCGGAAGTGGAGCAGGCTTACAAAGACCAGAACACGAAAGTGAAATTTCAGTACGCCATCATCAAGATGGACGACGTTTCCAAGACCATCAAGCCGACTGACACGGAGTTAAAGGCTTTTTACACCGCGAACCAGGCGCGCTACACAAACTCAGTCCCGGAGAAACGGCAGATCAAGTATTTTGTGCTGACAGACAAGAACTTTGCCGATAAGGTGACCGTCGATCCCACTGAGATACAGCGCGAGTATAGCGCGAACCAGAATGCCTATCGCATTCCGGAACGGGTGAAAGTCCGCCACATCCTTATTGAAATGCCCAAGCCGGGACCTGACGGCAAGGTTGACCCGAAAGCGATGGATGAAGCGCGGGCCAAAGCCCAGGATGTCCTAAAGCAGATCAAGGCTACGGGGGACTGGGACGGTCTGGCAAAGAAATATTCCGGCGATCCCGGCAGCAAAGATAAAGGCGGTGAACTGGGCTGGCTCACCAGAGGCCAGACGGTAGCGGAATTCGACAAAGCGGCATTTGCCCAGAACAAAGGGCAGATCAGCGACCCGGTGCAGACATCTTTCGGGTTTCACATCATCCAGACTGAAGATAAGGAAGATGCGCACCTGAAGCCGCTGGCTGAGGTAAAGCCGGCAATCGAAGAGGCCAAAAAGCAGGAAAAAATCAAGGGCATGATGGCCCAGGCTGCGACGGAGGCGGAATCCATTGCGCAAAAACAGGGGCTGGATAAAGCCGCCAGTAAGTATGGCGTACAGGTCGTCAGCAGCAATCCGATTACCCATAGTGATGCCCTGCCCGGCATTGGCCCTCAACCCCAGTTGATGGACGCGATTTTCGCCGCCAATGAGAAGTCAGGCCCGCAGGTTGGCCAAACACCGCAAAGCACCGTGGTATTTGAAGTCACCAAGATCGAGCCGGCGCGCACGCCTTCATTTGAGGAGATCAAGGACCGCGTGACGACGGAATTCAAGAACCAGCGTGCGGCCGATATCCTGCGGCGCAAGACCCAGGAAATGGCGGACCGCGCACATGCCGAGCATGATCTGGCAAAAGCCGCCAAGGAAGCCGGCGCCACGTTTAAGACCAGCGACCTGGTTTCACGGACGCAGACCGTGCCGGACATTGGCAGCATGTCAGGGGCGGCCAGCGCGGCTTTTACGATGAAGCCGGGCGAAATCAGCGGACCGTTGAATCTGGGGGCAAGCCAGGCCGTGCTGCAGATTGTGGAACGGCAAGAGCCTTCCGCCTCCGATGCCGAGTTTGCCAAGCAACGCGACCAGTTGCGCGAGCGCCTTGCCGGACAAAAGCGGCAGGAAGTACTGGGCCTGTTTGTGAACGATCTCAATACCCGCCTGGAAAAAGAGGGCAAGGTAAAAATCAACAAAACAGAAATGGACAATCTTGCCAAATCTCGCAGCTAA
- a CDS encoding tetratricopeptide repeat protein: MKTSLLQRVVCLLMIYVLLVPQSWATCGGGGGGGMGGMGGGSSQQTYQVPWKLITPQEPVKEGLAVYWFPTGKQEVERSSLRESRTLQLYSQQCVTMGIVDVQSALGQKYVPDGKLPVALLVQADGTVVTKLENTNGKLKVGDLEKLLESEMKKRESAVKEKMEAAKAKAKSGDNQAAIAELKQVVEQKCMFPGKAKDAVKELKKLGVTDLNAEAMPDSPNFDPAVSARIQKTMTMGLMAENDAKYMLAQKYYTAAHNLDPNDPTPLRYLGELYRHHTGEWDKARATFNQILAMPADPLSRAVALHGLGKMTIHEGDFKKGLHLMEASTQEFPLALAYRNLAVYWNSEGDKVKADEYTRKALALDPKEPFNLIFAAAFMAGNGHGDEALKIAKENEAILCASYNLAAIYAQLGQKEKALSLLKRHFFEYERYQSVRSKEMMEARVDAVFASLYKDPQFVTLTSGADGRLPLPGMGAKPAGN, translated from the coding sequence ATGAAAACCTCTCTTTTGCAGCGCGTCGTGTGCCTACTGATGATCTACGTGTTACTTGTGCCGCAGAGCTGGGCCACGTGTGGTGGCGGCGGTGGCGGAGGCATGGGCGGAATGGGCGGAGGGTCGAGCCAGCAGACCTACCAGGTGCCGTGGAAGCTGATTACGCCGCAGGAGCCGGTGAAAGAAGGCCTGGCGGTGTACTGGTTCCCCACGGGCAAACAGGAGGTTGAGCGCTCAAGCCTGCGCGAATCGCGCACGTTGCAGCTTTATTCCCAGCAGTGCGTGACCATGGGAATTGTGGATGTGCAGAGCGCGCTGGGGCAGAAGTATGTCCCGGATGGGAAGCTGCCGGTGGCGCTGCTGGTGCAGGCCGATGGCACGGTGGTGACCAAGCTTGAGAACACAAACGGAAAGCTCAAGGTTGGCGACCTGGAAAAGCTGCTGGAAAGCGAGATGAAGAAGCGCGAGTCTGCAGTGAAAGAGAAGATGGAAGCCGCCAAGGCGAAGGCGAAGTCCGGCGACAACCAGGCGGCGATTGCCGAATTGAAGCAGGTCGTCGAGCAGAAATGCATGTTCCCCGGCAAAGCCAAAGACGCGGTAAAAGAGCTGAAGAAACTGGGCGTAACCGACCTGAATGCCGAAGCGATGCCTGATAGCCCGAACTTTGATCCGGCGGTGAGCGCCAGGATCCAGAAAACGATGACAATGGGCCTGATGGCGGAAAACGACGCCAAGTACATGCTGGCGCAGAAGTATTACACGGCGGCGCACAACCTTGATCCGAATGATCCGACGCCGCTGCGCTATCTGGGCGAGCTTTACAGGCACCACACAGGCGAGTGGGACAAAGCGCGGGCCACTTTCAACCAGATCCTGGCCATGCCGGCTGATCCGCTCTCAAGGGCCGTGGCGCTGCATGGGCTGGGCAAAATGACGATCCATGAAGGCGACTTTAAAAAAGGCCTGCACCTGATGGAAGCTTCAACGCAGGAGTTTCCGCTGGCGCTGGCGTACCGCAATCTGGCCGTCTATTGGAATTCTGAAGGCGACAAAGTGAAGGCCGATGAATATACGCGCAAGGCGCTGGCGCTCGATCCGAAGGAGCCTTTCAACCTGATTTTTGCCGCTGCGTTTATGGCAGGCAATGGTCATGGCGACGAAGCGCTGAAAATCGCCAAAGAGAACGAAGCGATTCTGTGTGCCAGCTACAACCTGGCCGCGATCTATGCGCAGCTTGGGCAGAAAGAAAAAGCGCTGTCACTGCTGAAGCGCCACTTCTTTGAGTATGAACGGTATCAGTCCGTCCGCAGCAAAGAGATGATGGAAGCGCGCGTGGATGCGGTGTTTGCGTCGCTCTACAAAGACCCGCAGTTTGTAACGTTGACCAGCGGCGCGGATGGCCGTCTGCCATTGCCTGGAATGGGCGCTAAACCGGCAGGAAACTAG
- a CDS encoding response regulator, with amino-acid sequence MKTLTILVAEDDLLTRMTLERSVVQWGYQLVSAADGENARELLRTRSIDVCLLDWDLPKLNGIELCKWLRTQTTARAPYVVLIAGTEQPEEIQTGYEAGANDYVTRPCDLKYLRRRIAAVADKLSQQELRLDKAEIEGAENRSVAGLSPLDIYLSDLRFMRRKT; translated from the coding sequence ATGAAGACCCTCACAATTCTTGTTGCTGAAGACGATTTGCTCACCCGCATGACGCTGGAACGGTCAGTGGTCCAATGGGGCTACCAACTGGTTTCTGCCGCCGATGGAGAAAACGCGCGTGAGTTGCTGCGCACACGCAGCATTGACGTTTGCCTGCTGGACTGGGACCTGCCAAAGCTGAACGGCATTGAACTTTGCAAATGGCTGCGGACGCAGACCACGGCCCGGGCCCCGTATGTGGTGCTGATTGCCGGGACGGAGCAGCCGGAAGAAATCCAGACAGGGTATGAAGCAGGCGCCAACGATTACGTTACAAGGCCGTGTGACCTGAAATATCTGCGACGGCGGATTGCAGCCGTGGCTGACAAGCTTAGCCAGCAGGAATTGCGGCTGGATAAAGCCGAGATCGAAGGCGCGGAGAACCGCAGCGTGGCCGGATTGAGCCCGCTGGATATTTATCTATCGGACCTGCGATTCATGCGGCGCAAAACGTAA